One stretch of Schlesneria sp. DSM 10557 DNA includes these proteins:
- a CDS encoding helix-turn-helix transcriptional regulator → MLITIEGVSEMLHLTTRGVRDAWYQGRIPAPIRVGRRSIRWRLDELEKFIASQPGAVRPIKEKSDVKV, encoded by the coding sequence ATGTTGATCACAATTGAAGGTGTTTCAGAGATGCTACACCTGACAACGAGAGGCGTCCGCGACGCATGGTATCAGGGACGCATTCCCGCTCCGATTCGCGTGGGCCGACGCTCAATTCGTTGGCGACTCGACGAACTGGAAAAGTTTATCGCAAGTCAACCGGGCGCGGTGCGTCCAATCAAGGAGAAGTCGGATGTCAAAGTTTGA
- a CDS encoding DnaB-like helicase N-terminal domain-containing protein produces the protein MNEIDDIPPHSIEAEKAVVACCLLDSTVLPDLVDTIQPRHFYNDQLRLLYQTILKIADRGNAVDELTLADELNSQGMFEQVGGAAFLIEIMEALPHAGHFRTYAKTVRELAATRDVRNAAKQVLRQLRYSSADPSEMWGRVIDTVTTASESLAVSANPFAVTDVTTFCDENSELSPYVLTGIVRLGETMNFVSASKLGKSWLVLCLALCVACGLKWLGRFWACKGRVLIIDNELSKPVLASRIRRVAEAMNLSPEDYAGQVDIKSLRGELMNLDELSRCLSRIPKGTYSLIVLDAFYRFANPGMDENSNSDQTAMYNRLDQIASSLGAAIVCVIHSSKGNQSAKAITDVGSGAGAMSRAADVHAVLRPHEVEGAAVFEAAIRSSPPVDKFVMKFEYPLWTIDESLDPNDLKREGPRRATKNNDEANEAKRLKEIEQQIKILEVYETYRDGDTKSQIAGLSGLSGAAYGPFHTSFMRQAFIKPCEVQKSRKQPYPGFKITDAGLEALRSLRQTLESIRLSESDMSHSDKSSSFRRTVCLSVDRTVDPSLIADAFGETTF, from the coding sequence TTGAATGAGATCGACGATATTCCACCGCACAGTATCGAAGCTGAAAAGGCTGTTGTCGCTTGCTGCCTGTTGGATAGCACTGTCCTGCCGGACCTGGTCGATACCATTCAGCCGCGCCACTTCTACAACGACCAACTTCGCCTGCTGTATCAAACGATCCTGAAAATTGCGGACCGTGGAAATGCGGTTGATGAACTCACGCTTGCCGATGAACTGAACTCGCAAGGCATGTTCGAGCAGGTCGGCGGGGCGGCGTTTCTTATTGAGATCATGGAGGCGTTGCCGCATGCCGGACACTTTCGGACGTACGCGAAGACCGTTCGTGAACTGGCCGCTACACGTGATGTGAGGAATGCTGCGAAGCAGGTACTTCGGCAGCTAAGGTACTCATCCGCAGATCCGTCTGAGATGTGGGGGCGAGTGATTGACACAGTCACCACCGCGTCCGAAAGCCTGGCGGTAAGCGCCAATCCGTTCGCGGTGACGGACGTTACGACGTTCTGCGACGAGAACTCTGAGCTGTCTCCCTACGTCCTCACAGGGATTGTCAGACTCGGTGAGACGATGAACTTCGTGTCCGCGTCAAAGCTCGGCAAAAGTTGGCTGGTGCTATGTCTGGCGCTGTGTGTGGCCTGCGGATTGAAGTGGCTGGGGAGATTTTGGGCTTGCAAGGGGCGAGTGCTCATCATCGACAACGAGCTATCAAAGCCAGTCTTGGCAAGCAGGATTCGACGGGTGGCTGAGGCGATGAACTTGTCTCCCGAAGATTATGCCGGACAAGTCGATATCAAGTCGTTACGCGGCGAACTGATGAACCTGGATGAGCTGTCGCGGTGCTTGTCCCGAATTCCGAAAGGCACTTACTCGCTGATCGTGCTGGATGCGTTCTATCGATTTGCCAATCCGGGGATGGATGAGAACTCCAACTCCGACCAAACTGCGATGTACAACCGTCTGGATCAAATAGCGTCGAGTCTCGGCGCGGCGATCGTCTGCGTGATTCATTCATCCAAGGGGAATCAATCCGCCAAGGCGATCACCGACGTGGGATCTGGTGCTGGTGCGATGAGTCGAGCGGCAGACGTCCATGCTGTCCTGCGACCACACGAAGTTGAAGGCGCGGCAGTGTTCGAGGCGGCGATCCGATCGTCCCCTCCAGTCGACAAGTTCGTGATGAAGTTTGAGTATCCGCTTTGGACGATCGATGAAAGTTTGGATCCGAACGACCTGAAGCGTGAGGGACCACGCAGAGCAACAAAGAACAACGATGAAGCTAATGAAGCCAAGCGACTGAAGGAAATTGAACAACAGATCAAAATCCTTGAAGTCTACGAAACCTACCGTGACGGTGACACGAAGTCTCAGATTGCTGGTTTATCCGGGTTAAGTGGGGCTGCATACGGACCGTTCCATACTTCGTTCATGCGTCAAGCGTTCATCAAACCTTGTGAAGTTCAGAAGAGCCGGAAACAACCTTACCCTGGTTTCAAGATCACTGATGCAGGTTTGGAAGCACTCAGATCACTCAGACAAACACTTGAATCTATCCGACTGTCTGAGTCCGATATGTCTCACTCAGACAAGTCCTCCTCCTTTAGGAGGACTGTCTGTCTGAGTGTGGATCGGACAGTCGACCCGAGTCTGATTGCGGACGCATTCGGTGAGACCACGTTCTAA
- a CDS encoding helix-turn-helix domain-containing protein translates to MQGMAEAEQGGTIITERWLSFDQVMAITGMKRTFIQSEMNSGRLKSLKVGRCRKVKKSELEAWMSKFDGAGEIN, encoded by the coding sequence ATGCAAGGAATGGCGGAAGCAGAACAGGGGGGCACAATCATTACGGAACGATGGTTGTCGTTCGATCAGGTGATGGCGATCACTGGGATGAAACGGACGTTCATTCAGTCCGAAATGAATTCCGGTCGACTCAAAAGCCTCAAGGTGGGGCGATGTCGCAAGGTCAAGAAAAGTGAACTTGAGGCGTGGATGTCCAAGTTCGACGGTGCTGGTGAGATCAACTGA
- a CDS encoding aldo/keto reductase family protein, whose protein sequence is MSESSAVLGRIERTKVPPFLYGTAWKEERTRELTVAALKAGFRGIDTANQRKHYDEASVGLGIADAIQSQLVAREELFLQTKFTFRPGQDHRLPYDPAAPVAEQVKQSFSSSLQHLGTTWIDSYVLHGPSQGTGLGKSDWEAWSAIESLYEQGLIRCLGISNVSLDQLQTLTARCRIAPHFVQNRCYATMGWDGRVRDFCRTNGIVYQGFSLLTANRPVLAHPQVLKIAQHYGRTPCQIVFRFARDVGMLPLTGTTSVDHMREDLEVLDFQLQPDELKLIERVAIA, encoded by the coding sequence ATGTCAGAGTCTTCCGCGGTACTGGGCAGGATTGAACGGACGAAAGTTCCTCCCTTTCTTTATGGGACCGCGTGGAAGGAAGAGCGGACGCGGGAGTTGACGGTTGCGGCTCTGAAAGCCGGGTTTCGCGGAATCGATACCGCCAACCAGCGGAAGCACTACGACGAAGCCTCCGTCGGACTTGGCATCGCCGACGCCATTCAGAGTCAGCTTGTCGCTCGCGAAGAACTCTTCCTGCAGACCAAGTTCACCTTTCGCCCCGGTCAGGATCACCGACTCCCCTATGACCCGGCGGCGCCGGTGGCTGAGCAGGTCAAGCAGTCCTTCTCCAGCTCCCTGCAGCATCTGGGAACCACCTGGATTGACTCGTACGTGCTGCATGGGCCTTCTCAAGGAACCGGCCTGGGCAAAAGTGACTGGGAGGCGTGGAGTGCCATTGAGTCGCTGTATGAACAGGGATTGATCCGCTGTCTGGGAATCAGCAATGTTTCTCTGGATCAGCTACAGACACTGACCGCCCGCTGCCGGATTGCTCCGCATTTCGTGCAGAATCGCTGTTACGCGACCATGGGGTGGGACGGGAGAGTGCGTGATTTTTGCCGCACAAACGGAATCGTCTACCAGGGCTTTTCGCTGCTGACGGCCAATCGCCCGGTGCTGGCTCATCCTCAGGTCCTGAAGATCGCACAGCACTACGGACGAACCCCCTGCCAAATCGTATTTCGGTTTGCACGGGATGTGGGAATGCTTCCCCTGACCGGTACGACCAGTGTGGATCACATGCGAGAAGATCTCGAGGTTCTGGACTTCCAGCTTCAGCCGGATGAGCTGAAGCTGATTGAGCGTGTTGCGATCGCTTGA
- a CDS encoding tetratricopeptide repeat protein → MTAFQPALFDLALLVRMVPLERIMKASIARLLCLATLSLAASATCSVANDLELFRRPALAEQSQEMQLRGMLLARMGHQDEALRLMQEAVKLAPFSGVARYNLACIYAKNGKGDESLAALKESIERGFAQVGIAAKDPDFNSIRDRADFQELMEKYAQKQIEPKTPHPAELEKNIAWVGSDNTIWDEPTNLLKTGFQWKKPVRQPAVILEHGEVGKRLKKWFAEGSAAGNFGDLYDNCDSDHSNLKYAQFPQLHRIEYKPEILSEIQQGFQHRFLHGGVVIGNSSTSLVSTPLWRSNVRMAYTRPTWITALARQYTLNHLYVYPEHTDHDPGHNGSGGGYGDLFPANTPYVLISQGSSYTDQPFLDALACTLAAFRPEVKKKLVDSGFIAPTLQQIFRSNYKALNNEDEYLTGVAHPSVFDGTLIDPLKMIEAAHAMTETTIPPVVRFRIEQQDRGIVGRDYFDAADREHLFDTACAIARVGRSMQFRRRMIVSARESIDLNGHPLKYQWVVLRGDPSLISLKPLDETGSRADITVAWHPRRKIQPDSDIESNRVDIGVFAFNGTHWSPPSFITWYFLDNEDREYDESGRILSVSYHGGTDKGNYADPLIQTPKTWKDEYKYTPNGDLIGWTRTRANIPRSKPEDFTYDGALIIAKDELGRATEAQTVRYLSQSNGKALPTLVQQLGDEILQYQYQDVNDQIGKVVAKKRALPPSDKPTPESPTSAKQE, encoded by the coding sequence ATGACTGCATTTCAGCCTGCTTTGTTTGATCTGGCACTTTTGGTCCGAATGGTCCCCCTGGAACGTATCATGAAGGCCTCGATCGCGCGACTTCTCTGCCTGGCGACTCTGTCACTTGCCGCCTCTGCGACGTGTTCTGTCGCCAATGATCTGGAGCTTTTTCGGCGACCGGCACTGGCAGAACAGAGCCAGGAGATGCAACTGAGAGGAATGCTGCTGGCACGCATGGGTCACCAGGACGAAGCTCTCAGGCTCATGCAGGAGGCTGTCAAACTCGCTCCGTTCTCGGGAGTTGCCCGGTACAATCTGGCGTGCATCTATGCAAAGAACGGGAAAGGGGATGAGAGTCTGGCGGCGTTGAAAGAGTCGATCGAACGGGGATTCGCCCAAGTCGGCATCGCAGCGAAGGACCCAGACTTCAATTCGATTCGCGACCGGGCGGATTTTCAGGAATTGATGGAAAAGTACGCTCAAAAGCAGATTGAACCCAAGACACCCCATCCGGCGGAACTCGAAAAGAATATCGCCTGGGTGGGATCCGACAATACGATCTGGGACGAGCCCACTAACCTGCTGAAGACCGGGTTCCAATGGAAAAAGCCCGTCAGGCAGCCTGCTGTGATTCTGGAGCATGGCGAAGTCGGAAAGCGATTGAAGAAGTGGTTCGCGGAAGGGTCCGCTGCTGGCAATTTTGGAGATCTTTATGACAACTGTGACTCGGATCATTCCAACCTGAAGTACGCTCAGTTCCCGCAACTGCACCGGATCGAGTACAAGCCCGAGATTCTGTCGGAGATTCAACAGGGATTTCAGCACCGCTTTCTCCATGGCGGGGTGGTGATCGGGAATTCGTCCACATCATTGGTCTCGACTCCGCTGTGGCGCAGCAACGTGAGAATGGCCTACACACGTCCCACCTGGATCACGGCCCTCGCCCGGCAGTACACCCTGAACCATCTGTACGTTTATCCGGAACATACCGACCACGATCCCGGCCACAACGGTTCCGGAGGGGGATATGGGGATCTGTTCCCCGCCAACACGCCCTACGTGCTCATCAGCCAGGGATCTTCCTACACTGACCAGCCGTTCCTGGATGCCTTGGCCTGCACGCTGGCTGCATTTCGGCCTGAGGTCAAGAAAAAGCTGGTCGACAGCGGGTTCATCGCCCCCACCCTGCAGCAGATTTTTCGCTCCAACTACAAGGCATTGAACAACGAAGACGAATATCTGACGGGGGTGGCACACCCATCCGTATTTGATGGAACGCTGATCGACCCACTCAAGATGATTGAAGCGGCTCATGCCATGACGGAAACCACGATTCCTCCCGTTGTTCGTTTTCGGATCGAGCAACAGGATCGCGGCATCGTCGGGCGGGATTACTTTGATGCGGCTGACCGTGAGCACCTGTTTGACACCGCGTGCGCTATCGCGAGAGTGGGGCGTTCGATGCAGTTTCGCCGCCGGATGATTGTCTCCGCACGAGAAAGTATCGACCTCAACGGGCACCCGCTCAAGTATCAATGGGTCGTGCTGCGGGGGGACCCATCGCTGATTTCTCTGAAACCTCTCGACGAGACGGGGAGCCGAGCGGATATCACGGTGGCCTGGCACCCTCGTCGCAAAATTCAGCCCGACAGTGATATTGAATCGAACCGCGTCGATATCGGTGTGTTCGCGTTTAACGGGACCCACTGGTCGCCCCCTTCGTTCATCACGTGGTACTTTCTTGACAATGAAGACCGGGAATATGACGAATCGGGTCGCATCCTGTCCGTCTCGTATCACGGGGGAACGGACAAAGGGAACTACGCGGACCCCCTGATCCAGACCCCGAAGACCTGGAAGGATGAGTACAAGTACACGCCAAACGGAGATCTGATCGGATGGACCCGCACACGGGCCAACATCCCTCGCAGCAAACCGGAAGACTTCACCTATGACGGCGCACTCATCATCGCGAAGGATGAGCTGGGGCGAGCAACGGAGGCTCAAACCGTACGCTATTTATCTCAGTCGAACGGCAAAGCCCTGCCCACGCTGGTGCAGCAACTCGGCGACGAGATTCTTCAGTATCAGTACCAGGACGTGAACGATCAAATCGGCAAGGTCGTCGCGAAAAAGAGGGCCCTTCCCCCCTCCGACAAGCCGACACCCGAATCACCGACTAGTGCTAAGCAAGAGTAG
- a CDS encoding serine hydrolase domain-containing protein translates to MKFPITVALAAMLLIPTVSRGKDLPRSTPEEQGISSAAVLSFVEAADSQFDSLHSFMLVRHGHVVAEGWWAPYHAEARHSLYSLSKSFASTAIGLAIEEGKVSLHDPVVKFFPEDVPAAPSDHLQAMRVSDLLRMATGHQSEPLRTDSVPWTRSFLEHPVPFKPGTHFLYNTSATYMQSAIVQKVTGVKLIDYLRPRLFDPLGIENPQWETSPQGISTGGYGLSIRTEDIARFGQLYLQKGKWNGQQLVPEKWISEATARQTATGSNPASDWDQGYGYQFWRCRHGAFRGDGAFGQYCVVLPELDAVIAITSGVKNMPDVLNVVWDRLLPAFHAEPQAPNPEATAKLKQTLASLRIPPQTGAAMPPKILGKQYAIAQNKHQLEAVRFESGPSAGEVTISLRCNGTEYPTVCRSGDWTRGRTAFSGGASQPVAVSGAWTADDTFTAQYCFYETPFTATVRFKFTGDEVLADCQYNASFGPAADFKLRGTTGPSSSDK, encoded by the coding sequence ATGAAGTTCCCGATCACGGTTGCGCTCGCCGCGATGCTCCTGATTCCCACCGTTTCTCGCGGAAAAGACTTGCCACGGAGCACTCCCGAAGAGCAGGGGATCTCGTCGGCTGCGGTTCTGTCGTTTGTTGAAGCGGCCGACAGTCAGTTTGATTCTCTCCACAGCTTTATGCTGGTCCGGCACGGTCATGTAGTGGCAGAAGGGTGGTGGGCTCCCTACCACGCGGAAGCACGGCATTCCCTTTATTCTCTCAGTAAAAGTTTCGCCTCGACCGCGATCGGGCTGGCCATTGAAGAGGGCAAGGTGAGCCTCCACGACCCGGTCGTCAAATTCTTTCCGGAAGATGTGCCTGCCGCGCCGAGTGATCATCTGCAGGCAATGCGAGTCAGTGATTTGCTGAGAATGGCGACGGGACATCAGAGCGAGCCACTCCGGACCGACAGCGTCCCCTGGACCCGGTCGTTTCTCGAACATCCTGTCCCCTTCAAACCGGGGACTCACTTTCTCTACAACACTTCAGCCACCTACATGCAGTCGGCCATCGTGCAGAAAGTGACGGGAGTCAAGCTGATTGACTATCTGCGTCCCAGACTTTTCGATCCCCTCGGTATCGAGAATCCGCAGTGGGAGACAAGTCCCCAGGGAATTTCGACCGGGGGCTACGGACTCAGCATCCGTACCGAAGACATCGCCAGGTTTGGACAGCTCTACCTCCAGAAGGGGAAGTGGAACGGTCAGCAGCTTGTGCCCGAGAAGTGGATCAGCGAGGCGACCGCCCGTCAGACTGCCACAGGAAGCAATCCCGCCAGCGACTGGGACCAGGGGTATGGTTACCAGTTCTGGCGCTGTCGTCATGGTGCATTTCGCGGAGACGGCGCGTTCGGCCAGTATTGCGTTGTCCTGCCGGAACTCGACGCGGTCATTGCCATCACCAGTGGCGTCAAAAATATGCCCGATGTACTGAATGTCGTCTGGGACCGACTCTTGCCCGCGTTTCACGCTGAGCCTCAAGCCCCGAACCCGGAGGCCACCGCCAAACTCAAGCAGACGCTGGCAAGTCTGCGGATTCCGCCGCAAACGGGTGCCGCCATGCCTCCGAAAATCCTGGGTAAGCAGTACGCCATTGCGCAGAATAAACACCAACTGGAAGCCGTCCGGTTTGAATCGGGGCCATCTGCAGGGGAAGTCACGATCTCTCTTCGTTGTAATGGGACGGAGTATCCGACCGTCTGTCGCAGCGGGGACTGGACCCGCGGGCGAACGGCATTCAGCGGAGGGGCGTCGCAGCCGGTTGCGGTCAGTGGCGCCTGGACTGCTGACGACACCTTTACCGCCCAGTATTGCTTCTACGAAACACCGTTCACCGCCACGGTCCGTTTCAAGTTTACCGGCGATGAGGTTTTGGCGGACTGTCAATACAACGCCAGCTTCGGGCCTGCGGCGGATTTCAAGCTGCGAGGCACCACCGGGCCGTCGTCATCGGACAAATGA
- a CDS encoding prenyltransferase/squalene oxidase repeat-containing protein: protein MSIPDSERWIASVACGMAVVGSLLFLFPPWAIATAGDGGGPTETAIKAAIRKSLPLLEKGARGSLEQRKQCFNCHNQGLPLMAMTEAQARGFQTDAELQAEILRFTADFLARNKKRYRDGEGQGGQVDTAGYALWTLNKGNWPADETTAAVVEYLLIHQVQLDHYEPEASRPPSEQSYFTSTYVAVRGLKTFGTDEQQELIDARIEQIQSWLQKAEPQDHEDRVFRLRLLHLLQGRAPSVDLAVDELKRSQNEDGSWSQVTGMNGDAYATSTALVALHDAGGLATSDPVYQQGLAYLISQQHDDGSWHVVSRAKALQSYFESGYPHGKDQFLSSATASWATIALALALPETTATSE from the coding sequence ATGAGCATACCAGATTCAGAACGGTGGATTGCCTCAGTCGCTTGCGGGATGGCTGTGGTCGGCAGTCTCCTGTTTCTTTTCCCTCCCTGGGCAATCGCCACGGCGGGTGACGGCGGCGGCCCCACCGAGACGGCGATCAAAGCCGCGATCCGCAAATCGCTCCCTTTGCTCGAGAAAGGAGCCCGGGGCTCGTTAGAACAGCGCAAGCAATGTTTTAATTGCCACAATCAGGGACTGCCCCTGATGGCCATGACTGAAGCCCAAGCACGCGGCTTCCAGACTGACGCTGAACTTCAGGCCGAGATCCTTCGGTTTACCGCCGATTTTCTTGCGCGAAACAAAAAGCGATACCGGGATGGTGAGGGGCAGGGAGGACAGGTCGATACGGCTGGCTACGCCCTGTGGACCCTGAACAAGGGGAACTGGCCTGCGGACGAGACGACCGCCGCAGTTGTCGAGTACCTGCTGATTCATCAGGTTCAGCTCGACCACTACGAACCGGAAGCGAGCCGCCCTCCCAGCGAACAGAGTTATTTCACATCCACCTATGTCGCGGTCCGGGGTCTCAAAACGTTTGGGACTGATGAACAGCAGGAACTCATCGACGCACGCATCGAGCAGATTCAGTCATGGCTGCAGAAGGCTGAGCCTCAGGATCACGAGGATCGCGTTTTCCGGTTGCGTCTGCTGCACCTGCTGCAAGGGCGGGCTCCCTCGGTCGATCTGGCGGTTGACGAGCTGAAGCGAAGCCAGAACGAGGACGGCAGTTGGTCACAGGTGACGGGAATGAATGGCGACGCGTACGCGACCAGCACGGCGCTGGTCGCTCTGCATGACGCAGGAGGTCTTGCGACCTCGGATCCGGTCTACCAGCAGGGGTTGGCCTATCTGATCTCACAGCAGCACGACGATGGGTCATGGCATGTGGTCTCGCGTGCCAAGGCCTTGCAGTCGTATTTCGAATCGGGCTACCCGCACGGTAAGGATCAGTTCCTCTCCAGCGCGACGGCAAGCTGGGCTACGATCGCGCTGGCGTTGGCCTTACCCGAGACCACAGCCACCTCGGAGTGA
- a CDS encoding lysylphosphatidylglycerol synthase transmembrane domain-containing protein: MSSPASQFSFHGNRWVHVLFGIVVSGLCLWFATRELLSDPEAFSKAGNAFADANYWTLVPIMIATGVFYWLKALRWRLLLSPIGQFKVGRDLFPFVMMGFGLNNVLPVHMGEVVRVLLFARHANLKVSTVASSVVLERIFDSITVLTLLSVGLVFVDGLNPSVQTNTSIVAVCVGCLVLTLLLYVFYFALCIRIVNAVLSPILPASWLEKLHHLLEAGVTGLAAVKQPRLLAGIMAISLCSWMINGFVIHLALKSFGLPNSLLISCIVLGLTAVGAAVPSAPGYVGVIQLCFTMVLSVFSDDYPGIFAASVYYHLTEYIIVTLTGIYFLNTTGRGLKKQSLDLPFTQPTPAAEPE; encoded by the coding sequence ATGTCGTCTCCTGCCAGCCAATTTTCATTCCACGGCAACCGTTGGGTTCATGTCCTGTTTGGGATCGTCGTGTCCGGTCTTTGTCTCTGGTTTGCCACGCGGGAACTTCTGTCCGATCCGGAAGCGTTTTCCAAAGCGGGAAACGCGTTTGCGGATGCGAACTACTGGACTCTGGTTCCAATCATGATCGCGACCGGCGTCTTTTATTGGCTCAAAGCCTTGCGCTGGCGACTGCTGCTGTCTCCGATCGGTCAGTTCAAAGTGGGACGCGACCTGTTTCCCTTCGTGATGATGGGGTTTGGTCTGAACAATGTCCTTCCCGTTCACATGGGTGAAGTGGTTCGAGTGCTGCTGTTCGCACGACATGCCAACCTGAAAGTGTCTACGGTGGCTTCGTCAGTGGTACTGGAGCGAATTTTTGATTCGATCACGGTCCTGACGCTGCTGAGCGTCGGGCTCGTGTTTGTTGACGGGTTGAATCCGAGCGTCCAAACCAATACGTCCATTGTCGCGGTCTGCGTGGGATGTCTGGTCCTGACATTGCTCCTGTATGTCTTTTATTTTGCTCTGTGCATCCGCATCGTCAACGCGGTTCTCTCGCCGATTCTTCCTGCTTCGTGGCTGGAAAAGTTGCACCATCTGCTGGAAGCAGGAGTGACGGGGCTGGCCGCGGTGAAGCAGCCTCGATTGCTGGCGGGCATCATGGCCATTTCGCTTTGCAGCTGGATGATCAACGGGTTCGTCATCCATCTGGCGCTCAAAAGCTTTGGTCTGCCCAACAGCCTGCTGATCTCGTGTATCGTGCTGGGACTGACCGCTGTCGGTGCTGCGGTCCCTTCGGCCCCCGGCTACGTCGGCGTCATTCAGCTTTGCTTCACAATGGTGTTGAGTGTGTTCTCAGACGACTACCCCGGAATTTTCGCCGCTTCCGTCTACTACCACCTGACGGAGTACATCATCGTGACGCTCACCGGGATTTACTTTCTGAACACGACCGGGCGGGGCCTGAAGAAGCAGAGTCTTGATCTTCCGTTTACCCAGCCCACCCCCGCGGCAGAGCCGGAATAA